One part of the Vicugna pacos chromosome 20, VicPac4, whole genome shotgun sequence genome encodes these proteins:
- the LOC102542278 gene encoding class I histocompatibility antigen, Gogo-B*0102 alpha chain-like isoform X2, with the protein MTPGTLLLLLSGALALTETWAGSHSVRYFLTAVSRPGRGEPRFVLVGYVDDTQFVRFDTDAPNPRMEPRARWVEQEGPEYWERETRIYKGTAQIFREKLRTVPGYYNQSEAGSHTYQRMFGCDVGSDGRFLRGYSEDAYDGADYFALSEDLRSWTAADAPAQITQPQCEAAGEAEEGRNYLEGTCVEGLRRHLEIGKETLQRADPPRTHVTHHPISDHEVTLRCWALGFYPADISLTWQRDGEDQAQDTELVETRPAGDGTFQKWAAVVVPPGEEQRYTCHVEHEGLQEPLTLRWEPPPQPTVPIMGIIVGLVLFVVTAAVVAGVVIWRKRRLGEKEGSYAQAASSDSAQGSDVSLTDPRECEIATL; encoded by the exons ATGACGCCTGGAAccctcctcctgctgctctcGGGGGCCCTGGCCCTGACCGAGACCTGGGCGG GCTCCCACTCCGTAAGGTATTTCCTCACCGCCGTGTCCCGGCCCGGCCGCGGGGAGCCCCGCTTCGTCCTCGTCGGCTACGTGGACGACACGCAGTTCGTGCGGTTCGACACCGACGCCCCGAATCCGAGGATGGAGCCGCGGGCGCGGTGGGTGGAGCAGGAGGGGCCGGAGTACTGGGAACGGGAGACACGGATATACAAAGGCACCGCACAGATTTTCCGAGAAAAACTGCGCACCGTTCCCGGCTACTACAACCAGAGCGAGGCCG GGTCTCACACCTACCAGAGGATGTTTGGCTGCGACGTGGGGTCGGATGGCCGCTTCCTCCGCGGGTACAGCGAGGACGCCTACGACGGCGCGGATTACTTCGCCCTGAGCGAGGACCTGCGCTCCTGGACCGCGGCGGACGCGCCGGCTCAGATCACACAGCCCCAGTGCGAGGCGGCCGGTGAGGCGGAGGAGGGGCGGAACTACCTGGAGGGCACCTGCGTGGAAGGGCTCCGCAGACACCTGGAGATCGGGAAGGAGACGCTGCAGCGCGCAG ACCCTCCAAGGACCCATGTGACCCATCACCCTATCTCTGACCATGAGGTCACCCTGaggtgctgggccctgggcttcTACCCTGCGGACATCTCACTGACCTGGCAGCGTGATGGGGAGGACCAGGCCCAGGACACGGAGCTCGTGGAAACCAGGCCTGCGGGGGACGGGACGTTCCAGAAGTGGGCGGCCGTGGTGGTGCCTCCTGGAGAGGAGCAGAGATACACTTGCCATGTGGAGCATGAGGGGCTTCAGGAGCCCCTCACCCTGAGATGGG AGCCGCCTCCTCAGCCCACCGTCCCCATCATGGGCATCATTGTTGGCCTGGTTCTCTTTGTGGTCACTGCAGCTGTGGTGGCGGGAGTTGTGATCTGGAGGAAGAGGCGCTTag GTGAAAAAGAAGGGAGCTATGCTCAGGCTGCAA GCAGCGACAGTGCCCAGGGCTCTGATGTGTCTCTCACGGATCCCAGAG agtGTGAGATAGCTACCTTGTGA
- the LOC102542278 gene encoding class I histocompatibility antigen, Gogo-B*0102 alpha chain-like isoform X1 codes for MTPGTLLLLLSGALALTETWAGSHSVRYFLTAVSRPGRGEPRFVLVGYVDDTQFVRFDTDAPNPRMEPRARWVEQEGPEYWERETRIYKGTAQIFREKLRTVPGYYNQSEAGSHTYQRMFGCDVGSDGRFLRGYSEDAYDGADYFALSEDLRSWTAADAPAQITQPQCEAAGEAEEGRNYLEGTCVEGLRRHLEIGKETLQRADPPRTHVTHHPISDHEVTLRCWALGFYPADISLTWQRDGEDQAQDTELVETRPAGDGTFQKWAAVVVPPGEEQRYTCHVEHEGLQEPLTLRWEPPPQPTVPIMGIIVGLVLFVVTAAVVAGVVIWRKRRLGEKEGSYAQAASSDSAQGSDVSLTDPRGETLEGLDWERGWGRGDALGVGIL; via the exons ATGACGCCTGGAAccctcctcctgctgctctcGGGGGCCCTGGCCCTGACCGAGACCTGGGCGG GCTCCCACTCCGTAAGGTATTTCCTCACCGCCGTGTCCCGGCCCGGCCGCGGGGAGCCCCGCTTCGTCCTCGTCGGCTACGTGGACGACACGCAGTTCGTGCGGTTCGACACCGACGCCCCGAATCCGAGGATGGAGCCGCGGGCGCGGTGGGTGGAGCAGGAGGGGCCGGAGTACTGGGAACGGGAGACACGGATATACAAAGGCACCGCACAGATTTTCCGAGAAAAACTGCGCACCGTTCCCGGCTACTACAACCAGAGCGAGGCCG GGTCTCACACCTACCAGAGGATGTTTGGCTGCGACGTGGGGTCGGATGGCCGCTTCCTCCGCGGGTACAGCGAGGACGCCTACGACGGCGCGGATTACTTCGCCCTGAGCGAGGACCTGCGCTCCTGGACCGCGGCGGACGCGCCGGCTCAGATCACACAGCCCCAGTGCGAGGCGGCCGGTGAGGCGGAGGAGGGGCGGAACTACCTGGAGGGCACCTGCGTGGAAGGGCTCCGCAGACACCTGGAGATCGGGAAGGAGACGCTGCAGCGCGCAG ACCCTCCAAGGACCCATGTGACCCATCACCCTATCTCTGACCATGAGGTCACCCTGaggtgctgggccctgggcttcTACCCTGCGGACATCTCACTGACCTGGCAGCGTGATGGGGAGGACCAGGCCCAGGACACGGAGCTCGTGGAAACCAGGCCTGCGGGGGACGGGACGTTCCAGAAGTGGGCGGCCGTGGTGGTGCCTCCTGGAGAGGAGCAGAGATACACTTGCCATGTGGAGCATGAGGGGCTTCAGGAGCCCCTCACCCTGAGATGGG AGCCGCCTCCTCAGCCCACCGTCCCCATCATGGGCATCATTGTTGGCCTGGTTCTCTTTGTGGTCACTGCAGCTGTGGTGGCGGGAGTTGTGATCTGGAGGAAGAGGCGCTTag GTGAAAAAGAAGGGAGCTATGCTCAGGCTGCAA GCAGCGACAGTGCCCAGGGCTCTGATGTGTCTCTCACGGATCCCAGAGGTGAGACCCTGGAGGGCCTGGATTGGGAGAGGGGTTGGGGCAGAGGGGATGCCCTGGGTGTGGGGATTCTCTGA